In Clupea harengus unplaced genomic scaffold, Ch_v2.0.2, whole genome shotgun sequence, the DNA window AAACCATACATGCTTACATATATACCTACAGCACAGACATtcaccacatacatacagtacatacatacatacactatatacacaGGCCCTCTTAAAAATGTCCGCATAGAGGGTGTATACCCTAGCAGGGTGTATTCCAGTGTGAAAACACAGAAAGATAGAAATATGCCGTGTGCAAAACGGTGTCAATGCTGAGCCTACAGCCACTTGCTGACAGACATGTCAGCTATTTTTAGGGCCAACGGAAACTGCTGTGTCAGTAGTAGGGGTGAAAAGGGTTCACTTTCAGATAGGATGAACTGAAAATGCAAAACTAGACTGAGTCTAGGGTTCTTCCTCTCTTGATATGAGTCACTTGGGTGACTTGGGTGCTCTCTGGTTGCGGTTTGTGTTCCAGTAAAAAAGCAAATTGTGTTCTTCGTGTTGCTCTCCAGATACAGGGTGCAGCCACGAGTTGACTGATTGTTTTATTTACTCCTATTGTGGCTAAATTGATGGTCACAGGAAGTGAGTTTATGCATTATAGACGAGGAAAAATGCTTTCTTCAGGACGCTTTGcatctctttatctcctctAAATACATTGGTAGATTTAGAAATGTGACATATCAGTGGTCAGGTTAATCCAGGAccataataattaagacctttgtcaggtttttaatggcacacacgacacactggaacacacacgtgcatatttcccatcctggaccgtccttcctcaaggaccccccaggagcagtgggcagctttgcagcgcccggggaccaagtgaagtgaactgtccatctttggtcagggatggacatgagttctgttattttgcatgtttttactgttggggaggaaaccccttgtgaaaacggggagaacatgcaaactccacacagaaaggcccgggagatagcccacctgagcactgtgcactctggggaggacctgccccccagagccaacagcgccccatgcgggaatcgaacccatggccttcttgctgtgaggcagcagtgcaagcagtgcaagcaactgagccaccgtgccacatgaATAATCTGATATTAGGTAACCATGCATACGCGTAAATGTTTGCATTGAACCAGCCTGAGGGACACTAAGCAAATAATGCAGAGAGGATTGGGAATGATGGACTAAGCAAGATTTGCAAAAAGGTCATTGCACTCAGAGGAAGCTTTTCCAATCACAGTTCTTTACCTCAAGTGAAGTGTGaaccctgtcctctcccctagTGGATGATCTGAGTATTGCATGGATAGTCCAGAGTCGGCCCTTTCCCAGTGGAGACTGAAGGTATTGCATGAGGATAGTTTTAGCCTCTCATTGTATCTGATCTCAGTGAATCCTTTAAAGATAGAAGTATACACCCACATAACATGCCTTACTCACACCTTACTCACACATAAAGGTAGTCCTGTGTTAATGATATCTACAATCTCTACTGAGCTTGCCTGTCATATAATGGCACTCACCGTGGGAAACACGGCTATGCAAAATGTTGAACCTGACCCCAAAACTACCGGGTTCACCAAGTTCCTTCTTGGACATTGCGATTCAACACAATCCTTTACTGAGAAGAAACAGACCTATTGCAATGAAGGCCTCTTTCACCGCTAAGATACTGAATATCTCTTATGCATTTATTGGAAACACAGCATGGTAAGTAAACATACAagtcaacacaaaaacaacattacaaaatattttttaataaatgtcttttacacacacaggggatACACTAATTTCCAAaaaaatggaaacacacacacacacacaagcaaaatgtATCATAATCATAGTTCATTACATAAAAGAACATAATACCATATTAATAATCTGCATTAAATTTGTATTTCAGCAAGTACGCAAATGTGGCATGAAACCTATCAGCTCCTCTTTATCATCACTTTCAAAATATACGTTTGTTTAACTTATTTCCATACAAAAGCAACTTATGTGATACTTGCTATATATTCATCAGATAGgaatgtattttgtgtatgACAGCTGAACTACAAAcaacctggctccaaactaccttaaggaattaatTGTCCCCTATTGCCCTCCAAGGCcactccgttcccagagtgcaggccttctcgtaattccaagaatatcaaaaaccacaataggaggcagcgcctttagctaccgagcccccctcctctggaacaatctccctgcctccgttcgagatgcagacaccctacctatattcaaatcgagactaaagacattcctcttcaggcatcctatagccataagtaattgcgtcaactaAGCCTAACCTTAACAAAAAATACgtagcacatacacacgtagggtacacacccgctctgcccctgacCGTCTTGGGTGGgcctaggggctgagcagggggGCCAACAAGGCCAATCCcagcatggaggttgccctgcccatTCTGGTGACgcgcctctcatctctcactcatGTGATGCTTTTCCGTAGGGCCTCCACCAAGTCAACGGGAAGGTAAATACAAGGTAAATTAAAAAACAGTTCACCAAACTGTTAGGAAACGCCCGAAATAGCAACCGCTAGCAGACTCaaaaaaacatatgcaactaaatattttaccctattacataaaccaaacaaatctaaacacatgcaatacccccctaatcaactaaactgggctacagacagcgtatgttgtaccgtgaaggagtgcgacagatcccgggtacagcatacgcCGCGTCCTGCGACTGTCACCAGAaaattgggcactgttgtgcacccctacaaagcttatgactaaaatctaaataatatactaaataatattcccatacacctagccaggcagtctattgcctactgtaaatctactacccaaaggtatctccttatctgtttctgaaataaatgtctacgaacaaaaatgttctttctcccttatagcatgttccaattgctgatggatgtggaaacattgctcctcacccccactactcctcatctacgctcatggacagccaaactctacccactcactctgttcttttctttctctcctaatctagatcttcgctatgggacgcggctgtagtctcttcacccgatccacctgtagaaacccttggaaaattgcacccaccgccaccggactgccgtacacttactctaccccataccctatgctaacatttatatacaatatatattattgccaccaccgacatgtttctctgtccctatcccccttacccctgtaacagtaaccctagtgtatagtgtatacccactaaactggtcttgtttgtatcatgtacttaacaccggatgtctgtatatatacagGTATTATCTACATCTACTAAATGCAGGCTGTGCACAACACTTGTTggttcccttccccttctgccacacaaccctcccccacccccccacccttccaATCTCCACCCGCccagcctcaagcagatgggtccccccttatgtgccgtggttctgcttaagattccttcctgactaacagtcattgtgcttgcactaagggggttcaggctctgggctctgtaaagcgcattgagacaattgtattgttatggcgctatataaataaaattgaattgaactacaTAAAGCCAACAAGAAACATTGCAAATAAGTAAAATATAACTCAAgcatgaaaaatgaatgaaattgagAAATTACTCAAAAGTGTGTTCCTGTATCTCAATAGCAAGAGATCAAGatgacaacaccaaggtcatggggtaCCCAGGGAACACATACTGTAGGCGGGTGAAAAATTATATTTGTACAATACTGAAAAAGGGGTTGGATAAAGCAAGTAAATGGCTCTTgtcattcatcttcaaatccaAATTCACTCACACCTGTGATGGTACAAGTCACCCCTGTCTCCATGCTGTTGATGCCACTCACTGCTGATATCCTCAAACTGAAGTAAGACATACTGTGGTctcttgttttcattttctggCTTTGTTGATGGTGCTGTAGATCGGAGTATTATCCTCAGTTCTGCAAAAGAGCACAAATATGATAGAACATGATTATGACAGATTTTAGACATTCAGACATTTTCATTAGCTAGTGCACATTAGTTTGTCTCTAGGACCCATTTAGCttattttgacaacaaaatagcTGTGACATGATGAAAAAGTAGCCTTAGCTTAAAAGCTGTGCAAGCCTTGTGCTCTTGACTAATTTTACAGATGCGGTGAGAAATTACTGTTCtagtttgtctaaaactaaaactagcaagctatcGATGTAACAGCAAACAGACTAGCCTCACATTCACAACGAACAGCAGAGCCATCACCAATATAAGCTACTTGGCTCACTACCTGGTGTAGTTTGGTCACAAACATGTGGTGACACCATGATGTGCCTGGAGTACATAGTGGACAGACTCAGTTACTCACTGATTGACAGCACAGGAGGGACTGCGGAACTGCACTGAAGCGTAATCAacatcctcctccttttcttggACCTGAGGCTGCATGGTTGGGGAGTCTGGAGCCTTGTCCTTGCTTTTGGCCTTGAACTGGACACTGGCGTACAGGATGCCGTCTTCATCTCCTGAGTCCACTCTCTGTACCTGGTCAGACATGTTTTCATACACAGGACTGGCGTCATCCTTCTAGGGGtttacagacagaaataaagacagaTGTTATGTAACAGGGGGGATTATACTTTGAATGCACAACAGCAGAGGTTGCTGGACCtctcaaacaaaaacattaacatacacacctGCCCATCACCCACCCTCCCACTGGTGCTCTTGGTGGATGCTCCTCTCCTACTTCTTTAAAACATAAACAATAAAAAGACATACAGTGCAATGGTTTTGGTACAGCGCTGTAACTGGAGGAGAGAAACTGACTGTATATTTAAAATAGAAAAATTAAAAACACTTAAACAATCACCTGCACACGAACACAAGCCCCAATATGAGAGCCACTACTGGTATAATCCCCAAAGCTGCAAACAGTCCTCCTGGCACACCTGCAGGAAATATGGCAAAAATAGGATACATCAATTATTGTGTCCCTCCAATCAAGGGATCAATTAAGATAttgatgcacatacacacagtacgtacatacatacatatatacacacatacacacagtacatacatacatacacatatatttcaTCAACTGTCTTCTCATTAAAGTTTCATTTCTGGCAGATGTTAGCATAAGTTAAGAAGTTTGCATAAATGAGCTTCCACAGGGCTATGTGAATGCCCAGATTACTGAGAGATAGTTGTTATCCAAACTTTTTAAGAATAATACACATCCTTAATGTAACagatatttaaaatattaaaaacttTGACAAAATACCTGCAAAAGGCACTTCAATTTCAGAGGACTTATGACTGCCATATTCATTGTGTGCTACACAATAGTACAATCCACCATTTCCAGAGGCCAACAGAAAGCTACTATTATTCAATGTGGTTATAAGAAAAGAGTCACTTCCAGTCTTCTtgtaccaggtgtagttgtgcactggtgggttggcatcactgctgcaggtcagagtcactgaatCACCCTCCACTATGTTACCAGAGGGACCGATTGATGCAGAAGTGTTCTTTGGGGGGTCTAGTTGAAGGTGTAAAAGAAGAAATAAAGTATGAATGAATAAGTAAACACCTCAAGGACTAATATGTTATTTATTCAAACTTCTCACAATAGTATGGGGTCACTGTAATCAGAGATATGTTATCTTCTAAAGTAAATAATACTCACAGTGAACATCCACCAGAACTGCTGAAGAATTACTGGCTCCAATATCGTTCTTTGCTTCACAGTGGTAACTGAACTCAGAGCTGATATTAGTGATCTGGTTTCTCCATCCTGATCCCTCCATCGAAAAGGTTTCAGCCCTTTTCATCTTAAACCAGGTGTATGTGGTcgctggtgggttggcatcactggtgcaggtcagagtcactgaatCACCCTCCACTATGTTACCAGGGGGACTGATTGATGCAGAAGTGTTCTTTGGGGGGTCTAGTTGAAGGTGGAAAAGGAGAAATAAAGTATGAATGAATAAGTAAACACCTCAAGGACTAATGTGTTATTTATTAAAGTTCTCACAATAGAATGGGGTTACTGTAATCAGAAATATGTTATGTTTTAAAGTAAATAATACCCACAGAGAACATCCACCAGAACTGTTGAAGAATTACTGGCTCCAATATCGTTCTTTCCCTTGCAGTGGTAACGCCCACTGAACTCAGAGCTGATATCAGTGATCTGGTTTCTCCATCCTGATCCCTCCATCCGAAAGGTTTCAGCCCTTTTCTTCTTAAACCAGGTGTATGTGGTCGCTGGTGGGtcggcatcactgctgcaggtcagagtcactgatTCACCCTCCACTATTTTACCAGAGGGACTCAGTAATACTGACACATTCCTTGGAGCATCTGTATGAAATAATTAGATCATGAAAACTATTTTAAACAAACTAATTTCATCATTCCTATGTACTCTgtttcacaaacagacacatgtagTCTAGTAAAACAATAACAACTTTAGATTCCTTAATTCTTATGAATATCAGGTGTCAAATGTGAATTTATCTTTTCAATACCAGGAAACTTAACTTCTGCTAATTTATAATCTGCTAACAGTAAACAGAAACTGATAGAATGTAGTTATCGTACATCTCACAATGAGAGACACTGCAGGTGATGGATGATCCTCGTGTCCACTTAAAGCACAGGAGTAATTGCCTGAATCCTTGCTGCTGACTGAATTGAGGATGAGAGTGTTATCTCTCATTGTGGGTTGGTTGGAAACAAGCTTTCTGTCCTGATACCAGATGTAGGTGGGGTTGGCATGTGCAGAACATGAGGGGTTGCAGGTCAGTGtcaccctctgtccctctgtcactgcaGAAGGACTCATCACTACCTGCAGAGCTGAAGGGAACAGAACATTATATCCCCTCATCACCAACATGACTGTATACACATTAGAACCATGAACACACCTACTTACTGGAAACTGAGAGTGTGACCCCAGGACTTCCAGAGAACATCCCTTTGGAATCATCTGTTATAATCCTAAACAGATATTCTCCAGAGTCACTCTCTCTAAGACCTTCCATCCTCATGCTGCAGTCATTCTCTTTGTTTTCAAGGAACTTGACTCGACTATTCGCCTTCTTCCTTAAATCTTCCAGAATCCCTGGTTTATGCCAGAATGGTTCAGTGACAGTTAAATGTCTGGGATGTTTGTAAGAGCAGCCCATGTAGACTGATGACCCCCTCACGGCACAGATACTCTGAGAAGTGTATTCCACGCTCCAGCAATCCACACCTGAAACAAAGTGTAGCAGCACTCAGACCCAGCTAGATCTTCCAtccattgtttttatttcttcttttttaacTTGTAGGTGTCATACATGTCAAGGTGTGTGCACCCCATTTTGTTGTCATTAAGTTGAGATACAGACAGGTTACACAGGGTAATAATCCGGCACATGACAAGGGAAGACCAAAAACTATCTATCTCCACTTATCCATTGACATGCTATCTAATGTCAATGGATAAGTGGAGACATCGTGATGGTTATTTAAATTCTCAAAAATAAACAGTAAGAAATATATCACGGAACTTACACACAGCTGGTGAGGGATACCCCTCATGTCCCTTTAAAGCACAAGTATAACTGCCTGCTTCGCTTTTATATAGTGGGTTTATGGTCAGTGTGTTTCCAGTGACCATGTGTTGTTTGGTGAAAGGCTTTTTGTCCTTGTACCAGATGTAGGTCGGGTTGGTACCCGCAGGGCAGGTGGTTCTGCAGGTCAGTTTTACTTCATCATATTCTTCCACTTTCTCAGGCTGCATCTCCActttcagggctgtgtgtgggaaCAGATGATTTTACTCTT includes these proteins:
- the LOC122131016 gene encoding B-cell receptor CD22-like — translated: MQPEKVEEYDEVKLTCRTTCPAGTNPTYIWYKDKKPFTKQHMVTGNTLTINPLYKSEAGSYTCALKGHEGYPSPAVCVDCWSVEYTSQSICAVRGSSVYMGCSYKHPRHLTVTEPFWHKPGILEDLRKKANSRVKFLENKENDCSMRMEGLRESDSGEYLFRIITDDSKGMFSGSPGVTLSVSMEGESVTLTCSSDADPPATTYTWFKKKRAETFRMEGSGWRNQITDISSEFSGRYHCKGKNDIGANPPKNTSASISPPGNIVEGDSVTLTCTSDANPPATTYTWFKMKRAETFSMEGSGWRNQITNISSEFSYHCEAKNDIGASNSSAVLVDVHCEYYLL